From the Pontibaca methylaminivorans genome, the window TTGCAGCAGGTCATGGGCTTCGGCCCGCACATCGGCGCCGACATCAAGCAGGATGTTGAACTTGCGTGGCGCCAGCGCCGGATAAAGCACGGCGATGGCCGGGCGGTTCACGCCGGGCAGCTTGCGCAGCCGGATCATGCTCAGCGCCATGAGCGCGCCGGTGTTGCCGCAGGAGACCGCGCTCGCGGCCTCGCCGCTGCGCACCGATTCCAGTGCCGACCACATGGAGGTGGATTCGCCGTTGCGCAGCACGAGGCTCGGCTTGTCGTCCATGTGCACGACGCCCTCGGCGTTCCGGAACCGCACCCGTCCGCTCAGCCCGCGGCGACGTTCGACCAGCCGGCGCAACTGCGCTTCGGGGCCGTGCAGGATGAAATCCAGATCGGGGTTCTTGAGCGCCGATTTGGCCATGCCGGCCACAACCGCCGCCGGCCCGGCATCGCCTCCCATCGCGTCGACCGAGATGACGATACGTCCCGCGCTATCGGCGGGCTGGCTCCGGTCCTGATCGGGTTGGGCCATCATTCAATCGCCCACGGCCAAGAGATTTACGCCGCGTCTTCGTCCAGGTCGATCTCGTCATCGCTGACGATGATTTCCTCGCCGTCGTAATGGCCGCAGGACGGGCACACATGATGCGGGCGCTTCAGTTCGCCACATTCCGGGCACTCGTTGGGATTGACGGCAACCAGTGCATCATGGGCGCGGCGCTTGTTGCGGCGCGATTTCGAAACCTTGTTCTGCTGGACGGCCATGTCTCAACCCTTGTCTCAAAAAGCCGTGACGGAAGCTCCGACAGCGGCGTGTTCGCCTTGCGTCGTTCTCCGGCGCGGCATCATGCTGCACGGCCTTTAGGCCGCAACCCGCTCCGAGTTCAACCGCTAATTCCGGTGAAGCCGCGAAAATAGCCGTTGCGTCCGCGGTTGCAAGCTGATTCCCGCGCAGACCCGGACCCGGCCGGGACGGATCACTCGCCGTCCTTGGCCGGATCCCTGATCATATCCCGGAGTGCGGCAAGCCCCGCCAGCGGTTTCAGATCCTCGTCGCGCAGCGGCGTGATGCCGGGGCCGGCAAAGACCGCCTGTTCCATCTCGGCCCCCTGCGCGCGGGGATAGGCGGGCAGGGAAAGGCTCAGGGCCTCGACCATGACGGCGCCGGGGTCGATGTGACTGCCGAGCGGTTCAAGCGTATCGTCGGGCATTTCCACCTCGTCGCCCTCGGGTTCGGGCATTTCGGCGATATAGTGGCGCGTCACATCCACGTCGATGCGGGTCGTCACCGGCGCGAGCGTCACCACGCAGCGCTGCACTACGGTCGCGCCGAGTTGCCCCGACAGCAGCCAGTCGCGCCCGCCTTCGGCTGTGATGGTGCCGCTGAAGCGCAGCTTGCGCAGCCCGAGCAGGTCGAGCCGTTCGGCCAGATCGGCAAGCTCTGCCGCTCCGGGCCGCAGGTCAAACGGGGTGGGCGCGCTCCCGGAGAGGGCGGCGACGGAAAGAGCGGTGTTGGCGGGCATGGCGGCTTTCGTTTCTTGAACCCTTTGCGTGATTTATGTAATCGGGTTAGAAGGCCAATCAAGCCGGGGCAAGAGGGCAGTCCATGTTCGCCAATTCAAAACGCATTGCAGGTGCGGCACGGGCCGGGCTGATCATCTTCGCCTTTCTGTCGCTCACGGCATGCGGCGCTGTCTATCGCAACCATGGCTATGTGCCGACACCATCCGAACTGGCGCAGGTCGAGGTCGGCAAGGACACGCGCGAAAGCGTGGTCAGGCTGATCGGCGAACCGGGTACCAGCGGCGTGCTGGACGACAGCGGCTATTATTACATCTCCAGCCGCTTCCGCCAGTTCGGCCCCATGGCGCCCAAGGTGGTGGACCGGCAGCTTGTGGCGATCAGCTTCAACAATGCCGGCGTGGTGCAGAACATCGAACGCTTCGGGCTGGAACATGGCCGGGCGATTTCGCTCGACCGCCGCGTGACCGAGACCGGCGTCGAGGACCGCACCCTGCTGCGCCAGCTTCTGCGCAATCTTGGCCGCTTCAACCCGGCATCGGTCCTGCAGTAACGGCCGGACCGGCGGGGATGCGGGATCGGGCAGGGCTCTCCGGCAGCGGTGACGGGACTCCTGCCGGAACGGCGGCAGCCGGACGGCATGACGAGCGCCGGTCTCCGGGCGGGCTGTCGATCTTCAAGGCGTGACGGGATGTTGGAACGGATTCGCCACCGCGCCGTCCTCGCACAGGGGGAAGAGGCCATCGCCAGCGCCGAGGCGTTGCGGCTCCTGGCCTTTCACGGGCGCGGCGGACGTGACCGTCACGATCCGGCCAGCACCCATCTGCTGATCTTTGATCTGCGCGACGACCTGCTGGTCGGCTGCCTGCGGCTGCGCTGTCACGATGATGGCGCCGCGCTTCTGCAGGGCTATTCGGCCGGGCAATATGACCTGGCTGCGCTGGCGGGGCTGGACCTGCCGATGATCGAGGTCGGGCGTCTCTGCATCCACCCCGAGCGGCGCGACCCGGATATCCTGCGGCTCGCCTGGGGGATGCTCGCGCGGCTCGTGGACCGGCAGCGGGCGCGCTTTCTTGTCGGCTGTTCCTCGTTCGCGGGCACCGACCCCGGGCCCTATCGCGCGGCATTTGCCCGGCTCGCGGCGCATCACCAGGCCCCGCCTGATCTGCGCCCGGCCCGCAAGGCGCCGGCTGTCCTGCCGCTTGCCGAAGCAGGGGGCGGGGCGGAGCCCGCGCAGGCGCTGTCACAGATGCCGGCGGCGCTGCGCAGTTATCTCGCCATGGGTGGCTGGGTCAGCGATCATGCGGTGATCGACCATGAAATGAATACGCTTCATGTCTTTACCGCGGTCGAGGTCGCGGCGATCGCGCCCGCGCGGCAGCGGCAGATGCGGGCCCTTGCCGCGCGCCTTTCCGATGCAGCCATTGACGGCGCGCCGGCCACGGACTAGCCCGCAGTCATGGCCCGCGCACCGCTTCTGCAACTGAACGGCATTTCGCTGTCCCACGGGGGCGATCCGCTGTTTTCCGACCTCGACCTTGTCATCGGGCAGGGCGAACGGCTTGCGCTTGTCGGGCGCAACGGCTCCGGCAAATCGACGCTGATGAAGGTGATGGCCGGGCTTGTGGAACCCGACAGCGGCCGCATCAGCCTCGCGCCGGGCGCGGTGGTGTCCTACATGGAACAGGATCCCGCGATGGAGGGTTTCGCGACGCTCGGCGATTATGCCGCCGCGAACCTGGGCCCGGGCGAGCTTTACCGGGCCGAACGCGCGGCGGAGGGGCTGAAGTTCGATCCTGCCCGCAAGGTCGCGACCGCCTCGGGCGGCGAGCGGCGCCGGGCGGCGCTCGCGCGGCTCATGGCGGAAGAACCCGACCTCATGCTGCTGGACGAGCCGACCAACCACCTCGACATCGAGGCGATTTCGTGGCTCGAGGCCGAACTTGCCCAGACCCGCGCCGGCTATGTGATCATCAGCCACGACCGCGCCTTTCTGCGCCACCTCACGCGCGGGACGCTCTGGCTTGACCGCGGGGCCATGCGCCGCCAGGACAAGGGGTTCGATGCCTTCGAGGGCTGGCGTGACGAGATCTGGGAACAGGAGGACCGCGAGCGTCACAAGCTCGACCGGCTGATCCGCTCCGAATCCCGCTGGGCGGTCGAGGGCATCAGCGCCCGGCGCAAGCGCAACCAGGGCCGCCTGCGGGCGCTTCATGCGTTGCGGGCGGAACGCGCGGGGCAGATCCGGCGCGAGGGAACCGCGGCCATGGCGCTCGAATCGGGGCCGAAATCCGGGCGCAAGGTGATCGAAGCAAAAGGTATTTCAAAGACTTACGGTGACAGGCTGATCCTGCGGGATTTCTCGCTCACGCTGCGGCGGGGCGACCGGGTGGCGATCATCGGCCCGAACGGGGTCGGCAAGACGACGCTGTTGCGCCTGCTGCTCGGCACCGAGGAGCCCGACAGCGGCACGGTCACGGGCGGCACGAACCTCTCCGTTGCCTGGTTCGATCAGGCGCGGGCGCAGCTCGATCCCGAGGCGACTCTCTGGGACAGCCTGACCGAAGACCCCGAGGCGCGCGTGTCCGGGCAGGCCGATCAGGTCATGGTGCGCGGACAGCCGCGCCACGTCGTCGGTTATCTCAAGGATTTCCTGTTCGACGAGGCGCAGGCGCGGGCACCGGTGCGCTCGCTCTCGGGCGGGGAAAAGGCGCGGCTTCTGCTCGCGCGGCTCATGGCGCGGGAAAGCAACCTCCTGGTGCTGGACGAGCCAACCAACGACCTTGATATCGAGACGCTCGATCTGTTGCAGGAACTGCTCGACGATTATGCCGGAACGGTGCTGCTGGTCAGCCACGACCGCGATTTCATCGACCGTGTCGCGACCGCCACCATTGTCATGGAGGGGCAGGGCCGCGCGACCATCCATGCCGGCGGCTGGAGCGACTATATCGCCCGTCGCCCCGCGCCGGACTCCGCACCCGAACCCGCGCCGACCGGGCGAAAGGTGCCGCGCGCGGAGAAGGCGGCCAAGACGGACCGGGAGCCGGCGCCGGGGCAGGGGCTCAGCTTTACCGAGCGGCACCGGCTCGAGGCGCTGCCGGGTGAGATCGCGCGCCTTGAGGCCGAGATCGGCAAGCTCGAGGCGCTGCTTTCCGACCCGGAGCTTTACACCCGCGAGCCGGTCAAGTTCCGGAAGGCGACCGAGGCCCTGGTCACGCGGCAGACGGCGCTTTCGGCGGCCGAGGACGAATGGCTTTTGCTCGCCGAAAAGGCCGAGGGCTGAAACCCGCTATTCCGCGAGCCGCACCAGCGCGTGCCGCTTCTTTCCGGCGCTGAGCTTGAGCCCCGGCGCGATTTCCTCGCGCGACATGAGGCGCACTTCGGTCACGATTTCATCGTTGATGCGTGCGCCGCCCTCGCTCACGAGGCGCTTGGCCTCCTTGCCCGAGGCGGCAAGCCCCGCCGCGACGAACAGCGCCGTATTGGCAAGGCCCTCGCCGATCTGTTGCGCCGTGACGCTGATGGTCGGCAGATCCGCGCCAACACCGCCCTGTTCGAACACCTCGCGCGCGGTTTCGCGCGCGGTGGCCGCCGCCTCCGCCCCGTGGCAAAGCGCGGTCACCTCGTCGGCAAGCCGGATCTTCGCCTCGTTGATCTCCGAGCCGCCGAGCGCGCCGAGGCGGTCGCATTCATCGACCGGCAGTTCGGTGTAAAGCTTGAGGAACCGCCCGACATCCGCATCGGTGGTGTTGCGCCAGAACTGCCAGAATTCATACGGGCTCAGCATGTCGCCATTGAGCCAGATCGCGCCGCCCGCGCTCTTGCCCATCTTACGCCCGTCGCTCGTGGTGAGCAGCGGCGAGGTCAGGCCGAACAGGTCACGCTCCAGCACGCGGCGTGTGAGGTCGATCCCGTTCACGATATTGCCCCACTGGTCCGACCCGCCCATCTGCAACAGGCAGCCGTGGCGGCGGTAGAGTTCCAGGAAATCATAGGCCTGCAGGATCATGTAGTTGAATTCGAGGAACGACAGCGACTGTTCGCGATCGAGCCGCGATTTCACCGATTCGAACGACAGCATCCGGTTCACGCTGAAATGGCGGCCGATGTCGCGCAGGAAATCCAGGTAATTCAACTGGTCCAGCCACTCGGAATTGTCGAGCATGAGCGCGCCGGTCGCGTCCTCGCCATAGGCAAGGTAATGCGCAAAGACCTGCCGCATCCCGGCGATGTTCTCGGCGATCTGCCGGGGGCCGAGCAGGGGGCGCTCATCCGAGCGGAACGAGGGATCGCCCACCTTGGTCGTGCCGCCGCCCATCAGCGTGATCGGCTTGTGCCCGGTTTTCTGCAGCCAGCGCAGCATCATGATATTCAAAAGATGCCCCACATGGAGCGAGCGCGCCGTTGCATCATAGCCGATATAGGCCGGCACCACCTGGGCGCACAGCGCCTCGTCGAGCCCTTGCAGATCGGTGCAGTCGGCCAGATAGCCGCGCTCGATCATCACATGCAGAAAGTCCGATCTCGGCTGGTAGGTCATGGCTTGCCTCGGCTTGGAGTTGTGGCCAGTGTCTGGAACTGTGGCGTGTATAGGCGGCGTGCGGGCAAAGGAAAAGACCGTGAACAGGCATGGCGGGGATGACGGGCGGGCAGGGATGCTGCGGGTGCTCGGCACCATGAGCGGCACGTCGCTCGACGGGGTGGATGTGGCGGAAATCGAAAGCGACGGCATCCGCATCGGCGGGTTCGGCCGCAATGCCTATCGCCCCTACGACGACCGGGAACGGCGCGTGCTTGCCGCCGCGCTCGGGCGCTGGCACGGGCCCGAGGTCGAAGCCGCGGCAAGCGTGGTCGATGCCGCCCATGCCGAGGCGCTTGCGCCGCTCGGGCCCGCGGATCTGGTCGGTTTTCACGGGCAGACCCTCGCGCATGAGCCGCGCGGGCGCGGCACGCTTCAGGTCGGCGACGGGGCGCGGCTTGCGCGCGATATCGGCTGCCCGGTGGTCTGGGATTTCCGCAGCGACGATGTGGCGCTCGGGGGTGAGGGGGCGCCGCTGGCGCCGTTCTTTCACTTTGCCTGCGCGAAATGGATCGGTGCGCAGGCCCCGGTCGCCTTTCTGAACCTCGGCGGTGTCGGCAACCTCACCTGGGTCGATCCAGCGCGAACCGCCCCGGAAGACGAGGGTGCGCTGCTGGCATTCGACACCGGGCCTGCGAATGCGCCGCTGAACGACCTTGTGCAGGCGCGGCTGGGCCAACCGATGGATCGCGGCGGGGCGCTTGCCGCGCGCGGGCAGGTCGCGGACGGCATGCTCGAGACCTTCCTTGCCGATCCCTGGTTCGCGCGAATCCCGCCGAAGTCGCTCGACCGCAACGATTTCGCGGAGATGGCGGCGCTGGTCGAGGGGCTTTCCGATGCCGATGCGGCCGCCACGCTCACCGCCATGAGCGCCGCCGCCGTGGCACAGGGCATGGCTTTCTGCCCCGCCCCGCCCGCGCGGGTTCTGGTCGCCGGCGGCGGGCGGCACAATCCGGTGCTGATGCGGATGCTTGCGGCGAGCCTCGACTGCCCGGTCGATCCGGTCGAGGCGGCCGGGCTCGACGGCGACATGCTCGAGGCGCAGGCATTCGGCCATCTCGCGGTGCGGGTGCTGCGCGGGCTGCCGACCTCGGCCCCCGGCACCACGGGGGTGCGCGCGCCGGTCGGCGGCGGGCGGATCAGCCCGGCGCATGCCGCGGCGGCGCCGGGCGATTGACGCTCGCTGATACGTCCCGCGGCGCTGGCAATCCGCGCCGCTGAAACCTATGTCTTGCGCATGAGCCTCGATATTCCTTTCGACAACAGCTATGCGCGCCTGCCCGCGTCGTTCTACACGCGGCAGGCGCCGGTTCCCGTCAAGGCGCCGCGCCTTGTCGCCTTCAACGATGATCTCGCGCGGCTTGTCGGGCTTCATCCGAGCGGCAGGGATGACATGGCGCAGATCTTTGCCGGCAATGTGGTTCCCGACGGGGCCGCACCGCTAGCGCAGCTTTATGCCGGCCACCAGTTCGGCCAGTACAACCCGCAGCTTGGCGACGGGCGCGCGATCCTTCTGGGCGAGGTGATCGGCCGCGACGGTATCCGCCGCGACATCCAGCTCAAGGGTTCGGGCCGCACGCCCTATTCGCGCGGTGGCGACGGGCGCGCCTGGCTCGGGCCGGTGCTGCGCGAATATGTGGTGTCCGAGGCGATGCATGCGCTCGGCATCCCGACCACGCGGGCGCTCGCGGCGGTCGAAACCGGCGAGACCGTCTGGCGCGACCGCGCGCTTCCCGGCGCGGTGCTGACCCGTGTCGCCGCCTCGCACCTGAGGGTCGGAACGTTCCAGATCTTTGCCGCGCGCGGCGACCGGGAGGCGCTGCGGCAACTGACCGATTACGCGATCGCGCGCCATTACCCAAAGGCCGACGGGCCGATGGGGCTGCTTGCGGCGGTGCGCGACGCGCAGGCGCGGCTGGTCGTCCGGTGGATGGGGGTCGGCTTCATTCACGGGGTGATGAACACCGACAACATGGCGATTTCCGGCGAAACCATCGACTATGGCCCCTGCGCCTTTCTGGATGACTACGACCCGGAAAAGGTGTTCAGCTCCATCGACCGCATGGGACGCTATGCCTATGCGAACCAGCCCGATATCGCGGTCTGGAACCTTGCCCAGTTCGCGACCGCCCTGTTGCGCCAGCTTGACGATCCCGAAAGCGGGGTCGAGGAGGCAACGCGGATCGTTCACGAAATGCCCGACCTGCTGCGGGCGAACTGGCTGACCACATTCGCGGCCAAGATCGGCATCACGGATCCCCGCCCCGAGGACGGGGCGCTGATCGGCGATCTGCTGGCGCTCATGGCCGCCGGCGGGGCGGATTTCACCAATACGTTCCGCGCCCTGGCCAAGGGTGATGCGCGCGGGCAGTTCGCTGATGCGAAAGGTTTCGACGACTGGGCCGAACGCTGGAAGGCCCGCCTCGCGCAGGAGCCCGACCCGGGCGAGGTGATGGCGGCGGCCAATCCCGCCTTCATCCCGCGCAACCACCGGATCGAACAGATGATCGAGGCCGCGGTGCAGGGCGATTATGCGCCTTTCGAGCGGCTGGACCGTGTTCTTGCCGATCCTTTCACGGATCAGCCCGATGATGCCGACCTGATGCAGCCGCCCCGGGCCGATGAGGTCGTCACGGCCACATTCTGCGGCACCTGAAGGGCGGGGCGGCACGGACCGGCGCAGGCGGTGCGCTCGTGGCGAGGCCCGGCGCGCCGCCGGCATGCCCGCCGGTCGGGCGTCAGTCTTCGAACAGCGCGGTGGAAAGATAACGCTCGGCAAAGGAGGGGACGATCACCACCATGAGCTTGCCCGCGTTTTCCTCGCGCCGGCCGATTGCGGCCCCGGCGGCAAGTGCGGCGCCCGAGGATATGCCGACCGGCACCCCTTCGAGCCGCGCCACGAGGCGGGCGGTGTCCATGGCTTCGTCGTTGGTGACCGTGGCCACCTCGTCATAGATTTCCTTGTCGAGAATCTTCGGCACGAACCCGGCGCCGATTCCCTGGATCTTGTGCGGCCCCGCTGCGCCACCCGAAAGCACCGCCGAATCCGCGGGTTCCACCGCGACGATATGGACCGACGGCTTGCGCGACTTGAGCAGCGCACCGGCGCCGGTGATGGTCCCGCCGGTGCCGACGCCCGAAACGAGGATATCGACCGCGCCGGCGGTATCGTTCCAGATTTCCTCGCCGGTGGTCCGGCGGTGGATGTCGGGATTGGCCGGGTTTTCGAACTGCCGCGTGATCACCGTGGCAGGCATTGTTTCGGCCAGTTCCTCGGCCCTGGCGATCGCGCCGTTCATGCCCTTGGCGCCCTCGGTCAGCACAAGCTCCGCACCCAGGAACGCCAGCATCCTGCGCCGCTCGATAGACATGGTCTCGGGCATGGTCAGGATCAGGCGATACCCCTTGGCGGCGGCGGCAAAGGCAAGCGCGATGCCGGTATTGCCCGAGGTCGCCTCGACCAGGGTCGATTCGCCCGGGCGGATGCGGCCCTCCGCCTCGAGCGCCTCGATCATGGCAAGGCCGATGCGATCCTTGACCGAGGCGAGCGGGTTGAAGAATTCGAGCTTGGCGGCAAGCATCGCTTTCATGCCGGTCTCGGCGGCAAAGCGGTCGAGGCGCACCAAAGGCGTGTTGCCGATCGTTTCGATGATCGAGCTGTAGATGCGGCCATGGCCCGCAGGCGGCTGACGGTCGGCGGACGGGGATCGGCTCATTCTCGTGGTCTCCAGTTTCAGGCGCCCGGACAATCCGGCTCCCTATTATGTTTCACGCGAGCCGCCCCGGTTCCAGCAGATTTGCCGCGCCTGGGACAATAAGGATCACGCCGGAGTGTAGGGCGGTCATCTGGAATGGGGAGGGGGTTTCCCGCAGAACGGCTTGGGCAGTGCTCTTTAAGGGGCCTGTTCCCGGCGGCGGGCCGTCCCGGCACTCGCATGACCGCTGTCGACATTACGCTCCTTTCGGCGCGGATGAGTTCGGGCTGCCCGGCCACCACAAAGCCGCGCAGGAGTGGCGGCGATGTTGGATCGGCGTCGTTCCACGCGCGGCTGCTGCTCGCCCCGTGCTGTGGCGCAGCACCGGGTTTCGAATCGCCCCATGCTCTCGGTGGCGGGCAAGTTTCACGGCCTTGGCGATTGCGCGGTCCATGCGGGGCGGGGTTTGCGCGGGATTCCGTCGGCGTTTCAAGGTGATGATGTCTGGTCAGGTTCCTTTCGTCGTTGTGCCGGACATGAACGTGCCGATGATCACTGCACCACGAATTCGGCATGCAGGGCGCCGGCGGTTTTCAGGCTCTTGAGAATGTCGATCATGTCCCGGGGCGACACGCCGAGCGCATTCAGCCCGGCAACCACATCGGACAGCGAGGTGGTGTCCGGTAGTTCCGCAAGCGCGATGCCTTCCTCTTCGTCCATCGCCGCATTGGTCCGGGGAACGATTACGGTCTCTCCGCGGGCGAAGGGATTCGGCTGCACCACGGCTGGCGCCTCTTCGATGCGGAGCGTGAGGTTTCCTTGCGAGACGGCAACACGCGACAGGCGGACATCGCTCCCCATGACGATGGTGCCGGAACTCTGGTCGATGACCACCCGCGCCTTGCGCTGCGGTTCGATCAGGATGTTCTCGATGCGGCTCAGGGCATGGGCGGGGGAGCGCGCCCGGCTGGCGGCGATGCCGAATTCCACGGTGCCGGAATCGCGCATGGTGGCGACCGCGCTGCGGAATTCGTTGTTGATGGCCGTCTCGATCCGGCTCGCGGTGGTGAAATCCGGCTCGCGCAGCGCAAGCCGGATGGTGGACAGCGACGCCAGTTCGAACTCGATCTCGCGCTCGACCCGGGCACCT encodes:
- the rpmF gene encoding 50S ribosomal protein L32; protein product: MAVQQNKVSKSRRNKRRAHDALVAVNPNECPECGELKRPHHVCPSCGHYDGEEIIVSDDEIDLDEDAA
- a CDS encoding YceD family protein, which gives rise to MPANTALSVAALSGSAPTPFDLRPGAAELADLAERLDLLGLRKLRFSGTITAEGGRDWLLSGQLGATVVQRCVVTLAPVTTRIDVDVTRHYIAEMPEPEGDEVEMPDDTLEPLGSHIDPGAVMVEALSLSLPAYPRAQGAEMEQAVFAGPGITPLRDEDLKPLAGLAALRDMIRDPAKDGE
- a CDS encoding outer membrane protein assembly factor BamE codes for the protein MFANSKRIAGAARAGLIIFAFLSLTACGAVYRNHGYVPTPSELAQVEVGKDTRESVVRLIGEPGTSGVLDDSGYYYISSRFRQFGPMAPKVVDRQLVAISFNNAGVVQNIERFGLEHGRAISLDRRVTETGVEDRTLLRQLLRNLGRFNPASVLQ
- a CDS encoding GNAT family N-acetyltransferase; protein product: MLERIRHRAVLAQGEEAIASAEALRLLAFHGRGGRDRHDPASTHLLIFDLRDDLLVGCLRLRCHDDGAALLQGYSAGQYDLAALAGLDLPMIEVGRLCIHPERRDPDILRLAWGMLARLVDRQRARFLVGCSSFAGTDPGPYRAAFARLAAHHQAPPDLRPARKAPAVLPLAEAGGGAEPAQALSQMPAALRSYLAMGGWVSDHAVIDHEMNTLHVFTAVEVAAIAPARQRQMRALAARLSDAAIDGAPATD
- a CDS encoding ABC-F family ATP-binding cassette domain-containing protein — protein: MARAPLLQLNGISLSHGGDPLFSDLDLVIGQGERLALVGRNGSGKSTLMKVMAGLVEPDSGRISLAPGAVVSYMEQDPAMEGFATLGDYAAANLGPGELYRAERAAEGLKFDPARKVATASGGERRRAALARLMAEEPDLMLLDEPTNHLDIEAISWLEAELAQTRAGYVIISHDRAFLRHLTRGTLWLDRGAMRRQDKGFDAFEGWRDEIWEQEDRERHKLDRLIRSESRWAVEGISARRKRNQGRLRALHALRAERAGQIRREGTAAMALESGPKSGRKVIEAKGISKTYGDRLILRDFSLTLRRGDRVAIIGPNGVGKTTLLRLLLGTEEPDSGTVTGGTNLSVAWFDQARAQLDPEATLWDSLTEDPEARVSGQADQVMVRGQPRHVVGYLKDFLFDEAQARAPVRSLSGGEKARLLLARLMARESNLLVLDEPTNDLDIETLDLLQELLDDYAGTVLLVSHDRDFIDRVATATIVMEGQGRATIHAGGWSDYIARRPAPDSAPEPAPTGRKVPRAEKAAKTDREPAPGQGLSFTERHRLEALPGEIARLEAEIGKLEALLSDPELYTREPVKFRKATEALVTRQTALSAAEDEWLLLAEKAEG
- the tyrS gene encoding tyrosine--tRNA ligase, yielding MTYQPRSDFLHVMIERGYLADCTDLQGLDEALCAQVVPAYIGYDATARSLHVGHLLNIMMLRWLQKTGHKPITLMGGGTTKVGDPSFRSDERPLLGPRQIAENIAGMRQVFAHYLAYGEDATGALMLDNSEWLDQLNYLDFLRDIGRHFSVNRMLSFESVKSRLDREQSLSFLEFNYMILQAYDFLELYRRHGCLLQMGGSDQWGNIVNGIDLTRRVLERDLFGLTSPLLTTSDGRKMGKSAGGAIWLNGDMLSPYEFWQFWRNTTDADVGRFLKLYTELPVDECDRLGALGGSEINEAKIRLADEVTALCHGAEAAATARETAREVFEQGGVGADLPTISVTAQQIGEGLANTALFVAAGLAASGKEAKRLVSEGGARINDEIVTEVRLMSREEIAPGLKLSAGKKRHALVRLAE
- a CDS encoding anhydro-N-acetylmuramic acid kinase, which translates into the protein MLRVLGTMSGTSLDGVDVAEIESDGIRIGGFGRNAYRPYDDRERRVLAAALGRWHGPEVEAAASVVDAAHAEALAPLGPADLVGFHGQTLAHEPRGRGTLQVGDGARLARDIGCPVVWDFRSDDVALGGEGAPLAPFFHFACAKWIGAQAPVAFLNLGGVGNLTWVDPARTAPEDEGALLAFDTGPANAPLNDLVQARLGQPMDRGGALAARGQVADGMLETFLADPWFARIPPKSLDRNDFAEMAALVEGLSDADAAATLTAMSAAAVAQGMAFCPAPPARVLVAGGGRHNPVLMRMLAASLDCPVDPVEAAGLDGDMLEAQAFGHLAVRVLRGLPTSAPGTTGVRAPVGGGRISPAHAAAAPGD
- a CDS encoding protein adenylyltransferase SelO; this encodes MSLDIPFDNSYARLPASFYTRQAPVPVKAPRLVAFNDDLARLVGLHPSGRDDMAQIFAGNVVPDGAAPLAQLYAGHQFGQYNPQLGDGRAILLGEVIGRDGIRRDIQLKGSGRTPYSRGGDGRAWLGPVLREYVVSEAMHALGIPTTRALAAVETGETVWRDRALPGAVLTRVAASHLRVGTFQIFAARGDREALRQLTDYAIARHYPKADGPMGLLAAVRDAQARLVVRWMGVGFIHGVMNTDNMAISGETIDYGPCAFLDDYDPEKVFSSIDRMGRYAYANQPDIAVWNLAQFATALLRQLDDPESGVEEATRIVHEMPDLLRANWLTTFAAKIGITDPRPEDGALIGDLLALMAAGGADFTNTFRALAKGDARGQFADAKGFDDWAERWKARLAQEPDPGEVMAAANPAFIPRNHRIEQMIEAAVQGDYAPFERLDRVLADPFTDQPDDADLMQPPRADEVVTATFCGT
- the cysK gene encoding cysteine synthase A, with translation MSRSPSADRQPPAGHGRIYSSIIETIGNTPLVRLDRFAAETGMKAMLAAKLEFFNPLASVKDRIGLAMIEALEAEGRIRPGESTLVEATSGNTGIALAFAAAAKGYRLILTMPETMSIERRRMLAFLGAELVLTEGAKGMNGAIARAEELAETMPATVITRQFENPANPDIHRRTTGEEIWNDTAGAVDILVSGVGTGGTITGAGALLKSRKPSVHIVAVEPADSAVLSGGAAGPHKIQGIGAGFVPKILDKEIYDEVATVTNDEAMDTARLVARLEGVPVGISSGAALAAGAAIGRREENAGKLMVVIVPSFAERYLSTALFED
- a CDS encoding flagellar basal body P-ring protein FlgI; this translates as MTRFLVLLATLLIVPLAATANAIRVKDLVEFDGVRGNDLVGYGLVVGLNGTGDGLRNAPFTEEIMTNILERLGVNVTGEQFRPKNVAAVIVTASLPPFARVGSQIDVTASAIGDASSLLGGTLIMTPLNAADGQIYAVAQGTILPGGAVAEGQAASVTRGVPTSGRIPAGARVEREIEFELASLSTIRLALREPDFTTASRIETAINNEFRSAVATMRDSGTVEFGIAASRARSPAHALSRIENILIEPQRKARVVIDQSSGTIVMGSDVRLSRVAVSQGNLTLRIEEAPAVVQPNPFARGETVIVPRTNAAMDEEEGIALAELPDTTSLSDVVAGLNALGVSPRDMIDILKSLKTAGALHAEFVVQ